The DNA sequence CCCAGGGACTGCTGAAGTTTAGAAACCGCTGATTTTTCCACAGTTTCCATGGACGGCCAACGACAAAGTGGAGGTCCTTGTAGTACTCCTCGTCGCCTTTCTTAACAAATTCCACTGCAGTCTCACTGATGTTTGTGGCCTCCAGTTTGAGGTAGCGTATTCTAGTGGAGACATCATTTGAAAGGTCACCATTACCAACTGTATTAAATTCCTCCAACAAATCATCAAATTGACCTGGAGTGAAACATTTCAgatattttcttaaaaacaaTTTTCTAAACAGTAGGAATCTTTATATCATCCCATAAAATCAAGGTTTTGATAAATTAGTAACTCTACATTGTATATGAACtgattttaaaagcaaattgtGAAGGCATTGCTGTTAAAgtctttcaaaatttaaatcttTTCAGAATGCTGtcgttgaataaaatattcctTGGTCTCCCCACTATTCGATCATAAATCATGTACGTTACTCATCTTACATTGTGATGCCATATTTTGtgattgtaaattaatgtaattttttttttatcaatttaacCAATCATGCAAGcttgaattctttttttttttttattgtgataTATAATGGCTGCACTGTATCAATAACAGAATTTAATTGATTGCAGTAACAGGTGGCCATGGGTCCTATAGCTATAAATTTTACTGTCAGCCCACCTATTGATATTTTTACTCTTACTATCAGGATCCACACTAAAATATTACAGGTATGGGTAAAATGCAGCATGTTTAACACCATAGTAACACTTTATACACTTTTGATCACTTTCATATGTAAATATAGTGACAGTCAAATCATTTGTAGTTTTGCACATTGTCAATGTATGCAAGTTTTAAATCTTTTGAATGCACATATAAATTTGCTAAAACTATCAGATTATTTAAAGTCTAATAAGCAAAAGAATGTCCATCTTCCATTCTATCATTAACATTGAGATTAAAGGGACTTGGACAAGATTTTTGATCAATTGAAATTCAGTTTTTTATTATAGAAATATAGATCAGtgatttagaaatattttcacacaGGTGAGAAcaccatgatttttaaaaagtatgtcaaaaaCATTCAACATTTCCAGATATGTTAATGATAACTCAATTTAGGGAGCAAgcacaaaaaataaacaaaaccaaaaaaacaaacaaaaaacaaaaaaactaatCCTGAAAATGTTTCTTATTTAGGATAtaagattttttcttcaaagCCATCAACTTGGTGACTGTGTGCATGCTGATAATTAAGTCATGTgacatgtaaacacaaacagGACTCAtgctttgtttttaaaataaaaagttgcatcatgttttgaaatttaggtttgttactactcaaataaaatcaaatactatcatatcattaattagatatctcgataattttttgtaccaaactaacctatttgaagcgaacagcagtgccATTAATCTCTGCTGGATATCTGGACTGACACCTTCACCGAGTCTcagagcagtccttcataatttatgtctggaaatttaTTTTAAGTTTTGGCCGGTTCCAGCAATTAATGTGAGGGTTAGGTGATACTGCTGTAATGCAACATTAGTAGAGATttgagttagtttaacagtctaAAGCAAACAGTAGCATCACCTAAGATTCGGTGAAGGTATCCGTCCATATATTCAGCCGAGCCAaatctcagctgagattacagtgtcacctaagtgcacattaattgtggtgtcacctaagtgcacattaattgtggtgtcacctaagtgcacattacttgtggtgtcacctaagtgcacattaattgtggtgtcacctaagtgcacattaattgtgAGAACCGACTGAAGCTGAAAGTACAGACTGTTCCAAGATTTGGTGAAGacatcagtccaaatattcagccgagctgATTCTCAGTTGAAATTACAGAACAGTCTATAAATTTTTTGTcacaatcccagaagtccctaaAATGCCggtcagggctcgaaattaacatatgcccgtcagtctgtgactggttaaaagtctggtggactgactgacatttgtttagtcagtccgatgggactggttaattttttaaagcatcattttggaaaatatacttatgaaattttatacacagatttggcatgcttcaatctgtagatatcagacgaatctgattcgtagatataaatcccacatttaagtgttacaatattgtctgaggcatattgagttaaatttcattttgataacattaacgaaatatgtttaataatttccggaaaactctgttggactggtaaatttttctacggactggttgaaattataccccatcagtccggctggactggtgacaaaaaagttagtttcaagccctgcCGGTGTGCATCACATTAAGCCTGTAATGCTGTGGAACAAAATGTAATACTGTACAAATGCTGAAACTTGTTAAATTAGAATTGCCATTGCTACAGGGGGAttatttgacaaattttcaatataATCACTATTCACCATCTAAGTATCTTGCCATTAAATAGAAAATTTTTATGACTTCATTATCCTACACATTTTTcccattttcttttaaatcaaatattggTATAGAGATTATGTCAGGCACGCATATATGGGGGTGTGGGTTGGGGTGGCGGGTCTGaacctattctctttagagaagtggacaggcatagaCTACTGTACATCCATGTAGGCTATGTCTGTCTCACTTCCACCACCCAGAggcttgatagaaaataaatatatttgcctGCACGTATGCACTTCCAGTTGTAAAATACTACATGTTAGTGTTAGTCCATAGTTTGAATTGGCCTCCCTAAATAATGCATGGGTGGAACTCAATTCCTTGGGAAAATATTTCTGGATCCGCTCATATGCATGTGACTGCGCTCCCTCTAATGGTAGCTTCGTCAATATATTAATGCAAAACAAATTGTACGATTATAAGGAGACCTGTCAACACCGTCCATGTCAGCAAAGCTGATGTGCATCACTGACACTAGTGACAGTCCAATCACTGAATCAGACAAGTGCAATGTGTCCCCCTTACCTTCTAAAACTCGGAGGCCAAAGAGACCATCTATGTTCAGCTCACGGTAAGTTGACTTGTAATAGCGAACCAGGCGTTCGATGGCTGACAATGTGTCTGTTAAGGCCTGCAATCTCTTGTCTAATGGGGCTGAAAACGTAAAACTAAAAGTAGCGAACAGAAAAAACCCTGCAAGAGCAACCATCTTCAAAACATATTGTTTAAAATCCCctgcaaatgaaaatatttttccgGATAGTATAGTAAACTagataaatcaaagtactgatagtactgATAGAGGGTGGCATGGGTTGGGTTTAGAGCTAAGGTGACCTCAAAACAGCACTTACCGAGATTGTAACTGCCTGAATGAGCAATCATTAATGGTGATACATTTTGCTAGGATAATTCAGTAATGGTAAAACAAGATAAACGAGTTCATATATACTTTATCCATGGATACGAAGAAACGATTGGGCCATGAGAAAAGGTGCTTATCgcctctacagcccagtagctaagtacttcgttactagcttgaaaatacggatgtatatttaattgctgttataaaatttagaaattcatttcaaaattaaggattatctccctcatgcatagctcttatccttggacgaatttggctccacttttttggcacgctgtatttggctatatttagctctaaaacttaatagttatttcggatttcaaacatttcggttgagcatcactgaagagacattatttgtcgaaatgcgcatctggtgcatcaaaattggtaccgtataagttttacattttacccattttcacttttttacacaAATTGACAGATAATGGGTAGAagatgtgaaatatgaaattttatgatcctACTCCATCTCTAAGACCTATATTTTTACTTTTGAAGTCACACTATTTTTATATAGTTAGTGTAACGTCACGCCATTATTAGAACGTTGTTGACGTCACTCAGTAAATACACTACACAATAGGAAACAGTAATCTtgtttaattaattaaaatgtttctgtttgaaatatcttatattctAATATTTAGAAAACATGTTATGATAGCAATTGtcatttctttaaatttatGCATGCATTTTAAATGCTGACTGGTGTAATCATAACtggaataaaatattaaattcaaaaaTTTAGAATGAATGCATCAGTCTGACCATTTGGGTCGGAGATTATGTGTAAAGGGTTACATATGCATGACAAGTTTAAAGTAGTTctagtatttacattttttcaaataaaaggcACATACggtaaattgattttttttttataactataCTCCTGTTAATTCTTTAGCATGTATTGTTAATTCAAGACACAGGTTTGTGTATTTTACGACAACAGTATATCGATGACATTTTTGAATTATGATTGTTTTAAACGAATTTATCAATCAGATACAATATCAGATACAATATTGCTACAAATCAAACAAGCATTTCATAAAACACACCAGGAATGAATTTAGGGAGAGCTACATATTTgcagcggggggggggggggggggggtgtccttcTACAATCTGTAGATTGTAAAGTATACatctagaagaaaaaaaagaatcatTGCTGTAATATTCTGTTAAAGCAATTCAATAACTAAAATCAGTTGCCGCGctttgtacatttatttacGGAACATGTGCTTACAACATAAAATACAGAACCAAAACGAACATGGAATACATAATTACGGGTTGCACTAATTGACGATATGACATGTATGAAGCATTAAGAGTATAGGATATTACATCCCTCCTTTTCTTAGATTTGAAATCCTATCTGAGCAAACATAAGTAATCTATTTAAAATGTTTGACTAGAGTTGTTTTCACAGTTCGTTAATACTTGACTAGAGTTAATGACTAGAGCTTCTATTCGTTGATACGCGAACAATAATAAAACATTATACGCAAAGAACATACACATAAACAAACAAAGGATAATTCAGGGGATTATTATGCCCCTCACTGATTATTCACACGTATCACATAATCTTGTAAGTAAGTGGGTTGCTTCCTCTGTCTTGTAGGGCGCGAAGTGTGTGCTTCACCATCTCGAACCTCAGGGATTTTCAGGTGGTTTTTCTGTGTTGGGACATCTGGTACCTCTTCTTCATCAGCTGTATCTGCAGCTTGgagttgatgttttgttttcttgaagAATGATGAGTTGCGTGTCACATTTCTCTCGTTCTGTTTAGTGGTTATCATATTTCCTTTTCTGTTAGTTACGACGTGTGGTACAGGATCATACGATGGTGTGGTCTTGTTTTCTCTGACTTCATTCCTTAGTAGCACGTGGTCTCCAATCTGAATATCGCTCCGTCTTGTTTTCATCCTTTCGTCTGCACCAGCTTTCATTAgtgtttttgaaattttatcattttgacGCAAGAGTTCGTCATTTTTGGTTTGTTTCCTTGGGACCGATGGTAGCTTCGTCTTTGCTTCTCTGTTGAACATTAGCTTGAAGGGACTTATTCCTGTAGAACTATGTGGAGTTGTTCTGTATTGTCTGAGGAATTGGAACATGGACTGTTTCCAGTTTCTTCGCTCTATTCCAGCtgctttgatatttttcatcaGTGGCTTGTTGAATGCTTCAGCTTGAGCATTTGCTTGAGGCCATCTTGAAGTAATTTTTCTGTGGGTGAATCCTGTGTTGTTGGCATATTCTCTAAATTGGTAGGAGTTGAACGGACTTGATGACTCTAGGGATTCCAAAAGTAGATAATACCTTGTCTAACACCGGTATAACACTTTGGGCTGATACCGATTTGATGATTTCTACAACAAGGTATCTCGAGTATTCATCAATGATGACAAAGAGATAATCGCCTGATGGTAGTGGGCAGCAGAAATCAGCACCGAGGTCATCCCAGGGTTCCTGAGGCAATTCTGACATTTTGAGTAGTTCTATCTGTTTTGACTGGGTTATTGCTTGACAAGCCAAGCAGTCCTTGACCAAGTTATCTACTCTGTCATTTATCCCTGGAAACCAGACTTTGGATCTGAGAAATGCCTTGGTTTTTGCAAGACCTTGGTGTCCTTCGTGCGCAATTTTTATAGCTTGGTCCCTCAAGGCTTTTGGCAAAATTATTCTCTTCCCTCGAAGCAAAACGGTATCACAGTGAACTGCAAGTTCATCTTGAATACTTCTATATACCTGAAGCTCCTCCATGTCTATCGTATGGTCTAGCTTCTTCATTTCGTACCATCGCCCAATGCGTGCATATTCCATGGCTTTCTGCATTGTTCTGTCTCGTTCGCTTGCGTCCTTCACTTGGCTAAGTGACATCGCGTTCGGCAACGATTCTATGGCTATGAAGCTTACATACTGTTCGGCCACTTTCTCTTCGTGTGAgcgtacatgtatttcttgaATTGGATGCCGTGACATATAGTCAGCAGGATTGTTACATCCTGGCTCATACTTTATAGTAAGTTTGTATGGTTGGAGACGCGTAGACTCCATCTTTCTATTCTCAGTGGTAGATTTGGTTTCTGCCATATCTTTTCGAGTGGTTTATGGTCTGTGATTATGTTTACATTGTTGGCGCCACGGATGTATATGTCAAAGTGTTCACAAGCCCATACTATTGCCAATGCCTCACGCTCGGTCTGGCTGTATCTCGATTCCGTATCGGTTAATGCTCGACTTGCATAAGCAATGGATTTCTGTTTCTGGGACATGATCGCTCCTAGTCCAATAGGGCTGGCATCAACTAGTATTTTGACTTCACTTGTCGGGTCAAAATAAGTCATTATGGTTTCGCTCGACAGTTCCTCCTTTAATTTGTCGAAAGCACTTTGCTGTTTGCAGTCCCATTTCCAGTCTGTTGATTGACGAGTAAGATTACGGAGCGGTTCTGTGATGGAAGCATAGTGTGGAATGAAACGAGACGAGTAGTTTGTCATTCCCAAGAAGCTGCGTAGTTCTGCTACGTTTGCCGGAGGTGCTGTATCCTTTACGGCTTGAACCTTTCTTGGATCTGGTGAGATTCCATCTTTGGAAAATACAACGCCAAAGAATGTTAGCTTGTCTTTGTTGAGCTCACATTTGCCTCTGTTTACGGTTAGTCCACTTTTCTGCAATGCCTGTAGAGTTGCTTCAAGTGCGCTGTCgtgttgttgttgggttttccCGTACACTATGATATCATCGGATATGTTCTTCGCATTTTTGACATTTTGTATGATGCATCTTATTGTCTCTTGAAAGATCTCTGAGGCTGACGAGATTCCAAAATTTAGTCTCTTGTATCGGAACAGTCCTAGGTGTGTGCTAAATGTATTAATGTATCTACACTGTTCCTCCAGTTACAACTGATGGTATCCGGATTTGAGATCTAATTTACTaaatattgttgcaccattTAAGTCGTGGATAAGTTCTTCAACTGTTGGTAACACGTGTCTTTCCCTCACTATTGCTTTGTTTGCCTCACGCATATCGATACAGAGTCGGATTTCATTTGGGTTTTTCTTGGGTGGTGTCACTATTGGGGAAACCCAGGGCGTAGGAGTGTTTCCAACTTTCTCTAtgatatcttgatcaagtaatgTCTGAATTTCCTTCTCTACTTTGGGTCTTAGGTGAAAAGGGGTCCTCCTGTTTCTTTGAGCGACAGGCTTTACGTCCAGGTCAATGTGAAGTTTGACTGGTTTTCCAGTGTACTTTCCTATTTTATCCTTGAATACTTCTGGATATTTTGCCTCTAATTTCGGCTGTGTGATGTGACTAACAACATGGACTAGTTCTAGTTGATATGCTGTCGTGTAT is a window from the Ostrea edulis chromosome 5, xbOstEdul1.1, whole genome shotgun sequence genome containing:
- the LOC130055013 gene encoding uncharacterized protein K02A2.6-like; amino-acid sequence: MSLSQVKDASERDRTMQKAMEYARIGRWYEMKKLDHTIDMEELQVYRSIQDELAVHCDTVLLRGKRIILPKALRDQAIKIAHEGHQGLAKTKAFLRSKVWFPGINDRVDNLVKDCLACQAITQSKQIELLKMSELPQEPWDDLGADFCCPLPSGDYLFVIIDEYSRYLVVEIIKSVSAQSVIPVWPQANAQAEAFNKPLMKNIKAAGIERRNWKQSMFQFLRQYRTTPHSSTGISPFKLMFNREAKTKLPSVPRKQTKNDELLRQNDKISKTLMKAGADERMKTRRSDIQIGDHVLLRNEVRENKTTPSYDPVPHVVTNRKGNMITTKQNERNVTRNSSFFKKTKHQLQAADTADEEEVPDVPTQKNHLKIPEVRDGEAHTSRPTRQRKQPTYLQDYVIRVNNQ
- the LOC130055014 gene encoding uncharacterized protein LOC130055014, with protein sequence MERESVNKIKTKTEKFPTRSRDTSFKKKWPTSERQQKTHHQSTCRNCGENFTHKQKPCPAKGKKCNSCHKLNHFAKVCRSRQNKHSHAESRVYEVQEHEKYAEQLNKNTDSSDGEYTYSIQEQVRSVGKTPMTSRMVNQKNCRLMIDTGARVNILDEKTHIYLGSPKLKKDKIKLLPYGGGNQLEVLGNCELEVETKNKYGIFRFHVVKGSHGALLGYTTAYQLELVHVVSHITQPKLEAKYPEVFKDKIGKYTGKPVKLHIDLDVKPVAQRNRRTPFHLRPKVEKEIQTLLDQDIIEKVGNTPTPWVSPIVTPPKKNPNEIRLCIDMRLFRYKRLNFGISSASEIFQETIRCIIQNVKNAKNISDDIIVYGKTQQQHDSALEATLQALQKSGLTVNRGKCELNKDKLTFFGVVFSKDGISPDPRKVQAVKDTAPPANVAELRSFLGMTNYSSRFIPHYASITEPLRNLTRQSTDWKWDCKQQSAFDKLKEELSSETIMTYFDPTSEVKILVDASPIGLGAIMSQKQKSIAYASRALTDTESRYSQTEREALAIVWACEHFDIYIRGANNVNIITDHKPLEKIWQKPNLPLRIERWSLRVSNHTNLL